In Cryptococcus neoformans var. neoformans B-3501A chromosome 11, whole genome shotgun sequence, the genomic window TCATGTCCAACAAGGTGCGACAAAGTCTAGTTAGAGCAGCGAAGCGGTCATACATGCAAGCAGTGCATGAGAAGTCTGCTACACTGTCCGTTGTTGTAATCTGCGTCGTTAATAACAAATACGCCGACGACAACATGCATGCAGCATGCGGTAGACAGCAGCCGTCAGGACCGGTATCAGGTCGATTTATTGGATGACACTGCACGGCGCCCactatttttttttttccggATGGTGGTTCACTGTTTTCTCGGACGCTGGTCCCCTTGCCCCTTCTTTCGTCCGCCGTTTACGCAATAGCAACTAACCGAGATCCAACACATGTTGGTGTTGCCCAGGAACGTGGTAAAGAGGGTGAAAAGTTCCGGCACCACGTGTTTTACGTAATAGTATGCCCATATCAAATCCGATACCCGACGAGCTGGTGCGGAAATACAGGATTTTAGGGATTAGAATTCATCCGGTCAGGCACGACGCCAGGATCTACTAAGAACAAGGGCCCTGTAGTCCGAATTGCCAGGGGCCCAAATGGGGCAGGAGAGCCGAGGTGCGTGGTTGGAGCTGGGAAATTCAGGTCATGTTTCAGGAAAAAGAGCGGATCCCTGGGAGCTAAGGAGATGATCGAGAGATCGCCCTGGAGTGATTGAGCCTGATCCAACCAGAGATGGCCGAATTCCACCTCCGTAGGCGGTTCGGGGGTGGTGATAGGGTGGAGAAACGAGACCACTTGCACTTAGAATTATTGGTGGAGTAGTTAGTTAGTGGTGCGTGGGGCTGTTATGTTCGTATATTAACATCTTCCCACTGctccatcccttctccttctccatcgcTATCCTCTCTGCCACTGCCACCCACAGCCACACGACCAAATGTCCCATtcctccaactcttcccttctccaacaGCACCGCCCAGAATCCCTTCCCCCCCAACTCCCAGACCGCACTGTAGCCATCTCTCAAGCACAGGCTCTTTGGCTCGAAACCCACGAGCGCACCCAGCAACTGCTTTGCAAGTCAAGAAGTCGTGACCGTGAGTATGCAACGGCATCAACATCACCACGCATGCTAACTATTTCCAGTCCTCGTGCCCGCAAACAACGACTCTACTCTCTCCCCCCAATCCTCTTTCTCGCAACTtagctccttctcccagcCTGTGGCTTCCAGCTCTACTGGACTCAAGTACCTCAGCATGGAGCCTACTTCAAAAGAATTTGTCGACCACGCCGTTGCAGACGTTCACTCGCCCCTGTCCGATAGTTCCGAAAATATCCAAAGCTGTGTCAGCTTACTCGCGAATGCCCAAGTTACTGCGATTGGCGAGGCCATGAGCAAGAAACGATGGCAGGTATGTTTATATCCTTCGTAATTTAACTATGAATCTGGCTGACGCGATGCATTAGCCCGACGCATCATCAGCACTTTGCACTTTCCCCTTGTGCACTGCCAATTTCGCTCAGAGCAGCTACTTTTTCCTTCGCCATCGACGCCACCACTGTCGCTTGTGCGGTCAACTTTTCTGTGGTGCTCATTCTGCTCAGCGAGCTCCCCTCATCCACTCCACCCCCTCTGGACGTGCCATCGTCCAGGCTCGTGTCTGTGACATGTGTCTTCCCCGTCCCGAGTCATCCGACGCGCCTTACCCTACCTTGTCCCAGCCTAGAAAAATTAGCTCTACTGAGAGCGAGCCACTTTCATCCGACGCTTCCATCCTGGCGACTCccagcgatgatgatgtcgCTATGCTTTCCTCCAATATTGGCAGCAGTATCCTTCGCGCTTCGGCCACGACTGAGCATGCTTCTGTTGCCGACGTTGGCGAACAACTTGCTCCTATCGAGGATTGGATGGATCGCTCCGGTGTCCTGTCCCTTTATCCACTCGCCGTTAAGCCCTCGCATTCTCGTTCCAAGCACTCCAGCTCCCCTGCGCCTTCCGTCGCTCCTTTGTTTGCACCTTCTCTCAAATATAGACGAGCcgccaaggagaaggagctcGCCAGACAGACTCTGAGACAAAGACGACTCGGAAAGGATGACTTTTGGCTTCCTGAAAACTGGGGATACAAGCGAGAGGACTTTGACCCTACATGTAGAGACGATGAAAGTGAAAAGACAGTCGGTGGCGTTGTAGAAGATGGACCTATCAGGTTCAGAACCAGGGTTGTTACCCCTCTGGCTACTCCCTTGCGAGTTTAGATCAAGTTTGGATTTATTTCGGTATCGCCTATTAATATGCTTGTTGTATAACCTCATTTGTATCGTACCACTCATCAAATCCCTTTGTTATACAACATTACCTTGCTACAACTATAGTTGCTATCTTTACTGCACATGTATTCTGCATAGAATTATTACCTATGATGTGCTTTCTGTCGCAATATAGCTAATTGTCTTTGAAAGCTCAGCTTGCTAGATGACAAGAAGACGCGATCAACAAGTAGGCGGTGCAAATGCGTGGGGAAAGGCCTGTAGCGCCAGCTTGGCAAGTGAAAAGAGATGGCGagtagaagaaaagaaaagcgaGCGCTCCGATGACAAAAGTCCAGTCAACCataggctcgacacaagctCACGACGGACGGAACGCGACAACatgatggcgaagaagcaTCAAGCACATCGAGTAGCGATGCGATCTTCTAGCTGTTTTCTAAGGTCTCAACCACTGCTGTTTTTGCTTTGCTGCATCCTAATGAGTCACATCCTCCCTCTGTACACAAGCGTGGCTTGACCAACTTGACCTGCACAGTACAGGTCATCTGGACCAGAATAAGCAACTGCAATATCTCTTGTGGATAATCACAACGATACTTCTAGTGTACTATGGCAGGCATCTATAGTGAGTCCAACCAGCATGATATGAACTAACTTGCCTAGACGGCCATATCTTGGAATTTCCGTTCATTCGGGTAGACTCTTTTGTCGCTCCGCCAGCATCTCATCGACCTCAATGGCTTATCCCTCGGCCTTTCTCGTCTCCATCTGAACCTCTTGAATTTTATCAACCTCCGCGAGCTCAACTGTTTCTGTTGAGCCACACACATGCCGATCATGTCGTGGGACTTACTTCAGATTTTACAGGACATATAATATGCTCCCCAGATACAAAGCGGATGTTGTTGGATCTAGAGCcagagagggagagacaATGGCTGGATAAAGGGATTAGAGAGATCAAAACCAAGAGATTTGGAGGATTGGCGGCGAAAAGAGGGATTCATGGGAAGGTAGTCGATCGTATAGTGGGTCACCTATTTTTTCAACATCCACTGGGCTGATGACAGCAGGAAGCGTTGCCATATGGACAACCTAAAGTGTTCACTTTAGGCTACGAAAGTG contains:
- a CDS encoding hypothetical protein (HMMPfam hit to FYVE, FYVE zinc finger, score: 48.4, E(): 2e-11), with translation MSHSSNSSLLQQHRPESLPPQLPDRTVAISQAQALWLETHERTQQLLCKSRSRDLLVPANNDSTLSPQSSFSQLSSFSQPVASSSTGLKYLSMEPTSKEFVDHAVADVHSPLSDSSENIQSCVSLLANAQVTAIGEAMSKKRWQPDASSALCTFPLCTANFAQSSYFFLRHRRHHCRLCGQLFCGAHSAQRAPLIHSTPSGRAIVQARVCDMCLPRPESSDAPYPTLSQPRKISSTESEPLSSDASILATPSDDDVAMLSSNIGSSILRASATTEHASVADVGEQLAPIEDWMDRSGVLSLYPLAVKPSHSRSKHSSSPAPSVAPLFAPSLKYRRAAKEKELARQTLRQRRLGKDDFWLPENWGYKREDFDPTCRDDESEKTVGGVVEDGPIRFRTRVVTPLATPLRV